DNA from Acidobacteriota bacterium:
ATGCAGCGCACGAGGCGCTTGGAGAGCGCATGCTCGCGGTGACAGCACTCAGCGCAAGCTACTCGGAACGCGACCGGCGGGTGGCTGAGGCCTGCGTGGAACGCTTCCAGGTCCCACACGAATTCATCAACACTGCTGAACTTTCAAATCCCAACTATCGCGCCAACAATCCTGACCGCTGCTTCTTCTGCAAGGATGAGCTTTTCAGTCAGCTCGACCAGCTTGCCGCCCAGCGCGGATTTTCAGCCGTCGCCTACGGCCTGAATGTGGATGACCAGGGCGACTGGAGGCCCGGTCAGCGGGCGGCCAGCAAGCACAAGGTCCTGACGCCGCTGGTCGAGGCTGGCCTCACCAAGGCTGACATTCGTGAGCTCTCGCGGCGAGCGGACTTGCCGGTCTGGGATCGTCCGGCTTCGGCATGCCTCTCATCACGCATCGCTTACGGGGTTGAAGTTACTCCGGAACGGCTGGCGGTGGTGGAAAAAGGCGAAGAGG
Protein-coding regions in this window:
- the larE gene encoding ATP-dependent sacrificial sulfur transferase LarE codes for the protein MSGLEVKQKRLEGELKKLPSLIVAYSGGVDSAYLAYAAHEALGERMLAVTALSASYSERDRRVAEACVERFQVPHEFINTAELSNPNYRANNPDRCFFCKDELFSQLDQLAAQRGFSAVAYGLNVDDQGDWRPGQRAASKHKVLTPLVEAGLTKADIRELSRRADLPVWDRPASACLSSRIAYGVEVTPERLAVVEKGEEALRALGFLQFRVRHHDKLVRLEIAPDELPRALTPEMAVKFVEIFKPLGFNFVTLDLEGYRSGSLNTHLIKIAG